One part of the Bacillus sp. FJAT-27916 genome encodes these proteins:
- the fusA gene encoding elongation factor G — protein MAREFSLENTRNIGIMAHIDAGKTTTTERVLYYTGRIHKIGETHEGASQMDWMEQEQERGITITSAATTAQWKGHRVNIIDTPGHVDFTVEVERSLRVLDGAVAVLDAQSGVEPQTETVWRQATTYGVPRVVFVNKMDKIGADFLYSVKTLHERLQANAHPIQLPIGAEDDFEAIIDLVEMNAVFYGNDLGTDIEVREIPEEHMPLAEEYREKLIEAVAEIDEELMEKYLGGEEITKEELKAAIRKGTVNVEFYPVICGSAFKNKGVQLMLDAVIDYLPSPLDVPAIKGTLPDTDEEVERHSDDNEPFAALAFKVMTDPYVGKLTFFRVYSGTLSSGSYVQNSTKGKRERVGRILQMHANSRQEISQVYAGDIAAAVGLKDTTTGDTLCEEKNLVILESMEFPEPVISLSIEPKSKADQDKMSTALQKLQEEDPTFRAHTDQETGQTIIEGMGELHLDILVDRMRREFKVEANVGAPQVAYRETFRTSAQVEGKFARQSGGRGQYGHVWIEFSPNEEGKGFEFENAIVGGVVPREYIPAVQAGLEDALDRGVLAGYPLIDIKAKLFDGSYHDVDSSEMAFKVAASMALKNAASKCNPVILEPMMSVEVVIPEEYMGDIMGNITARRGRVEGMEARGNAQVVRAMVPLSEMFGYATTLRSNTQGRGVFSMTFDHYEEVPKSIADEIIKKNKGE, from the coding sequence ATGGCTAGAGAGTTCTCCTTAGAAAATACTCGTAATATCGGTATCATGGCTCACATTGATGCCGGTAAAACGACTACTACTGAGCGTGTATTATATTACACTGGTCGTATCCACAAAATTGGTGAAACACATGAAGGTGCTTCCCAAATGGACTGGATGGAACAAGAGCAAGAACGCGGAATCACGATCACATCTGCTGCAACAACTGCGCAATGGAAAGGTCACCGCGTAAACATCATCGACACTCCAGGACACGTAGACTTCACAGTTGAAGTTGAGCGTTCCCTACGTGTACTTGATGGTGCAGTAGCTGTACTAGACGCGCAATCCGGTGTTGAGCCGCAAACTGAAACAGTTTGGCGTCAAGCTACTACTTACGGAGTACCACGTGTTGTTTTCGTAAACAAAATGGACAAAATCGGTGCTGATTTCTTATACTCCGTAAAAACATTGCATGAGCGTCTTCAAGCGAATGCACACCCAATTCAGCTTCCTATCGGTGCTGAAGATGACTTCGAAGCGATCATCGACCTTGTTGAAATGAACGCTGTGTTCTATGGTAATGACCTTGGAACAGACATCGAAGTTCGTGAAATTCCTGAAGAACATATGCCACTAGCTGAAGAATACCGTGAAAAGTTAATCGAAGCAGTAGCAGAAATTGATGAAGAATTAATGGAAAAATACCTTGGCGGTGAAGAAATCACTAAAGAGGAATTGAAAGCAGCTATCCGTAAAGGTACTGTTAACGTTGAATTCTACCCAGTTATCTGTGGATCTGCCTTCAAAAACAAAGGTGTTCAATTAATGCTAGATGCAGTTATCGACTACCTTCCATCTCCATTAGATGTACCTGCAATTAAAGGTACTCTACCGGATACTGATGAAGAAGTGGAACGTCATTCTGATGACAACGAGCCTTTCGCAGCGCTTGCGTTCAAAGTTATGACTGACCCTTATGTCGGTAAATTGACATTCTTCCGCGTATACTCTGGTACATTGAGCTCAGGTTCATATGTACAAAACTCTACGAAAGGTAAACGTGAACGTGTAGGACGTATCCTGCAAATGCACGCTAACTCTCGTCAAGAGATCAGCCAAGTATATGCTGGGGATATCGCGGCAGCTGTAGGTCTAAAAGACACTACAACTGGAGATACTCTATGTGAGGAAAAGAACCTAGTTATCTTAGAATCCATGGAATTCCCAGAGCCAGTTATCTCCCTTTCTATCGAGCCTAAATCTAAAGCAGACCAAGACAAAATGTCTACTGCTCTTCAAAAACTTCAAGAGGAAGATCCAACTTTCCGTGCTCACACTGACCAGGAAACTGGCCAAACGATCATCGAAGGTATGGGTGAGCTTCACTTAGATATCTTAGTAGACCGTATGCGTCGTGAGTTCAAAGTAGAAGCGAACGTAGGTGCTCCTCAAGTTGCTTACCGTGAGACATTCCGTACTTCTGCACAAGTAGAAGGTAAGTTTGCTCGTCAATCTGGTGGTCGTGGACAATACGGTCACGTTTGGATTGAATTCTCACCAAACGAAGAAGGAAAAGGCTTCGAATTCGAAAACGCAATCGTCGGTGGGGTTGTCCCACGTGAATACATCCCAGCTGTACAAGCAGGTCTTGAAGACGCGCTTGACCGCGGTGTACTTGCAGGTTACCCATTAATCGACATCAAAGCGAAATTATTCGACGGATCTTACCATGACGTTGACTCCTCTGAGATGGCGTTTAAAGTTGCTGCATCCATGGCTCTTAAAAATGCAGCTTCTAAATGTAATCCGGTTATCCTTGAGCCAATGATGAGCGTTGAAGTTGTTATCCCTGAAGAGTACATGGGTGACATCATGGGTAACATCACAGCTCGTCGTGGACGTGTAGAAGGTATGGAAGCACGCGGTAACGCACAAGTTGTTCGCGCTATGGTACCTCTATCAGAAATGTTCGGTTACGCAACTACATTGCGTTCCAACACTCAAGGACGCGGCGTGTTCTCTATGACCTTCGACCACTACGAAGAAGTGCCTAAGAGCATCGCTGATGAAATCATCAAAAAAAATAAAGGTGAATAA
- the rpsG gene encoding 30S ribosomal protein S7, with protein sequence MPRKGPVSKRDVLPDPIYNSKLVTKLINKMMIDGKRGTSQKILYAAFDIVSERTGKEPMEVFDQALKNIMPVLEVRARRVGGANYQVPVEVRPDRRTTLGLRWLVNYARLRGEKTMEERLANEIMDAANNTGASVKKREDTHKMAEANKAFAHYRW encoded by the coding sequence ATGCCTCGTAAAGGACCTGTTTCAAAAAGAGATGTATTGCCTGATCCGATTTATAATTCCAAGCTTGTAACTAAATTGATCAACAAAATGATGATCGATGGAAAAAGAGGAACTTCCCAAAAAATCCTTTATGCTGCTTTCGATATCGTAAGCGAGCGTACTGGTAAAGAGCCAATGGAAGTTTTCGACCAAGCGCTTAAAAATATCATGCCAGTTCTAGAAGTTAGAGCACGCCGTGTTGGTGGTGCTAACTACCAAGTACCAGTTGAGGTTCGCCCTGACCGCCGTACTACACTAGGACTTCGCTGGTTAGTAAACTATGCTCGCCTTCGTGGTGAAAAAACGATGGAAGAGCGTTTAGCTAACGAAATCATGGACGCAGCTAACAACACTGGCGCATCTGTGAAAAAACGCGAAGATACACACAAAATGGCTGAAGCTAACAAAGCTTTCGCTCATTACCGTTGGTAA
- the rpsL gene encoding 30S ribosomal protein S12 translates to MPTINQLVRKPRKSKEEKSKSPALNKGYNSFKKSQTNVSSPQKRGVCTRVGTMTPKKPNSALRKYARVRLTNGIEVTAYIPGIGHNLQEHSVVLIRGGRVKDLPGVRYHIVRGALDTAGVNNRMQGRSKYGTKKPKAAKK, encoded by the coding sequence ATGCCAACTATTAACCAATTGGTACGTAAGCCACGTAAATCTAAAGAAGAAAAATCAAAGTCTCCAGCTTTGAATAAAGGCTACAACAGCTTCAAAAAATCCCAAACTAACGTATCATCTCCACAAAAACGTGGGGTATGTACTCGTGTGGGTACTATGACTCCAAAGAAACCGAACTCCGCGCTTCGTAAATATGCGCGTGTACGTTTGACTAATGGAATCGAGGTTACTGCTTACATTCCTGGTATCGGCCACAACTTGCAAGAACACAGCGTTGTACTTATCCGCGGAGGACGTGTAAAAGACCTTCCGGGTGTACGTTACCATATCGTACGTGGTGCTCTTGATACTGCTGGCGTTAACAACCGTATGCAAGGTCGTTCTAAATACGGTACTAAAAAACCTAAAGCAGCAAAAAAATAA
- a CDS encoding 50S ribosomal protein L7ae-like protein: MSYEKVSQAQNLIIGTKQTVKALRTGNAKAVVIALDADSRVTSKVIDTANEYSVPVEYVDSMRLLGKACKIDVGAAAVVIMK; this comes from the coding sequence ATGTCTTATGAAAAAGTATCTCAGGCCCAAAACCTGATAATAGGGACGAAACAGACAGTGAAAGCTCTGCGCACAGGTAATGCAAAAGCAGTCGTGATTGCGCTTGATGCGGATTCACGCGTCACTTCCAAAGTCATTGATACTGCTAATGAGTACTCAGTGCCAGTCGAATATGTAGACTCAATGAGGTTGCTCGGAAAAGCATGCAAGATTGATGTTGGTGCAGCAGCTGTTGTCATTATGAAATAG
- the rpoC gene encoding DNA-directed RNA polymerase subunit beta': MLDVNNFEYMKIGLASPDKIRSWSFGEVKKPETINYRTLKPEKDGLFCERIFGPTKDWECHCGKYKRVRYKGVVCDRCGVEVTRAKVRRERMGHIELAAPVSHIWYFKGIPSRMGLVLDMSPRALEEVIYFASYVVTEAGDTALEKKQLLSEKEYRAYRDKYGSKFQAGMGAESIKKLLQDVDLNKEVDALKEELKTAQGQRRTRAIKRLEVLEAFRNSGNEPSWMILDVLPVIPPELRPMVQLDGGRFATSDLNDLYRRVINRNNRLKRLLDLGAPSIIVQNEKRMLQEAVDALIDNGRRGRPVTGPGNRPLKSLSHMLKGKQGRFRQNLLGKRVDYSGRSVIVVGPNLKMYQCGLPKEMAIELFKPFVMKELVEKGLAHNIKSAKRKIERHSPDIWDVLEEVIKEHPVLLNRAPTLHRLGIQAFEPTLVEGRAIRLHPLVCTAYNADFDGDQMAVHVPLSAEAQAEARLLMLAAQNILNPKDGKPVVTPSQDMVLGNYYLTMERPGAVGEGMIFNDTNEAILAYQNGYVHLHTRVAVHASSLNNQTFTEEQNKQLLLTTVGKLIFNEILPETFPYINEPTRSNLEEKTPEKYFVEKGANVKEIFAERERIQPFKKKILGNIIAEVFKRFKITETSKMLDRMKDLGFKYSTRAGITVGVADIVVLPEKQEILDKAQTKVDGVMKQFRRGLITEEERYDRVISIWSEAKDEIQSKLMASLHHLNPIFMMSDSGARGNASNFTQLAGMRGLMANPAGRIIELPIKSSFREGLTVLEYFISTHGARKGLADTALKTADSGYLTRRLVDVAQDVIVREDDCGTDRGLVVKALKDGTEVIERLEERLVGRYARKKLKHPETGEVLINENEIFTEDLAQKIEELGIEEVWIRSAFTCNTRHGVCKKCYGRNLATGQEVEVGEAVGIIAAQSIGEPGTQLTMRTFHTGGVAGDDITQGLPRIQELFEARNPKGQAVISEIEGTVISINEIRDKQQEITIQGAVESRSYTAPYSARLKVNVNDMVVPGQELTEGSIDPKELLKVTNVRSVQEYLLKEVQKVYRMQGVEIGDKHVEVMVRQMLKKIRVIDAGETDVLPGTLLDIHQFTQANREALLKGKNPATGRPVLLGITKASLETDSFLSAASFQETTRVLTDAAIKGKRDELLGLKENVIIGKLIPAGTGMQRYRKAVPVLTEKEETVTAE; this comes from the coding sequence TTGTTGGATGTAAATAATTTTGAGTATATGAAAATAGGCCTTGCTTCACCGGATAAGATTCGCTCTTGGTCTTTCGGAGAAGTGAAAAAGCCAGAAACAATTAACTACCGTACACTAAAACCTGAGAAAGACGGGTTGTTCTGTGAACGCATTTTCGGTCCTACTAAGGACTGGGAATGCCATTGCGGTAAATATAAAAGAGTACGTTACAAAGGCGTCGTTTGTGATCGCTGTGGCGTAGAGGTTACTAGAGCGAAGGTGAGACGTGAGCGTATGGGCCATATCGAATTGGCCGCTCCTGTCTCCCACATCTGGTACTTTAAAGGTATTCCTAGCCGTATGGGTCTTGTCTTAGACATGTCCCCTCGTGCGCTAGAAGAGGTTATTTACTTCGCTTCTTATGTTGTAACAGAAGCAGGCGATACAGCCCTTGAGAAGAAACAACTTCTATCTGAGAAAGAATACCGCGCTTACCGCGATAAATACGGCAGTAAGTTCCAAGCTGGCATGGGTGCTGAATCCATTAAAAAGCTTCTTCAAGATGTAGACCTCAACAAAGAGGTTGATGCCTTGAAGGAAGAGCTTAAAACAGCTCAAGGACAACGCCGTACACGTGCGATTAAACGTCTTGAAGTATTGGAAGCATTCCGTAACTCCGGAAATGAGCCTTCTTGGATGATCCTTGATGTACTTCCGGTTATTCCGCCGGAACTTCGTCCAATGGTTCAGCTTGACGGCGGACGTTTCGCAACAAGTGACTTGAACGATCTTTATCGTCGTGTCATCAACCGTAACAACCGTTTGAAACGTCTTCTTGACTTAGGCGCTCCTAGCATCATCGTACAAAATGAAAAACGTATGCTGCAGGAAGCTGTCGATGCATTGATTGACAACGGACGCCGCGGCCGTCCTGTAACAGGACCGGGTAACCGTCCGCTTAAATCTCTTTCCCACATGCTTAAGGGGAAACAAGGCCGTTTCCGTCAAAACTTGCTTGGTAAACGTGTTGACTACTCCGGACGTTCCGTTATCGTCGTAGGTCCGAACCTTAAGATGTATCAATGCGGTCTGCCAAAAGAAATGGCTATCGAGCTATTCAAGCCTTTCGTTATGAAAGAGCTAGTTGAAAAAGGTCTAGCACACAACATCAAATCCGCTAAGAGAAAGATCGAAAGACATTCTCCGGATATTTGGGATGTGCTTGAAGAGGTTATTAAGGAGCATCCAGTTCTCTTGAACCGTGCCCCTACGCTTCACCGTTTGGGAATCCAAGCGTTTGAGCCGACATTGGTTGAAGGACGCGCAATCCGTTTGCATCCGCTCGTATGTACAGCCTACAACGCTGACTTTGACGGTGACCAAATGGCCGTTCACGTACCTTTATCAGCAGAAGCTCAAGCAGAAGCACGCCTTCTCATGCTTGCAGCTCAAAACATCCTTAACCCTAAGGATGGAAAACCGGTTGTTACACCATCTCAGGATATGGTACTTGGTAACTACTATCTAACGATGGAAAGACCAGGAGCAGTCGGCGAAGGGATGATCTTCAATGATACAAACGAAGCCATCCTTGCTTACCAAAATGGATATGTTCACTTGCATACACGTGTAGCTGTACATGCAAGTTCTTTAAATAACCAAACATTCACGGAAGAACAAAACAAACAATTATTGCTGACAACTGTCGGTAAATTGATTTTCAATGAAATTCTTCCTGAAACATTCCCATACATCAACGAACCTACACGTTCTAATCTGGAAGAAAAAACACCAGAGAAGTACTTCGTTGAAAAGGGTGCAAACGTGAAGGAAATCTTCGCTGAACGCGAAAGAATCCAGCCGTTCAAGAAGAAAATTCTTGGAAACATCATTGCGGAAGTGTTCAAGCGTTTCAAAATCACTGAGACGTCGAAAATGCTTGACCGCATGAAGGATCTAGGATTCAAATACTCTACTCGTGCCGGTATTACGGTAGGGGTTGCAGATATCGTCGTATTACCAGAGAAACAAGAAATTCTTGATAAAGCTCAAACGAAGGTTGACGGTGTCATGAAGCAATTCAGACGTGGTCTCATCACGGAAGAAGAGCGTTATGACCGTGTTATCTCCATTTGGAGTGAAGCGAAGGATGAAATCCAAAGCAAGCTGATGGCATCCTTGCACCACTTGAACCCAATCTTCATGATGAGTGACTCCGGTGCCCGTGGTAACGCATCTAACTTCACGCAGCTTGCTGGTATGCGTGGTTTGATGGCCAACCCGGCTGGTCGTATTATTGAGCTCCCAATCAAGTCAAGTTTCCGTGAAGGCTTAACCGTATTGGAATACTTCATCTCCACTCACGGTGCGCGTAAAGGACTTGCCGATACAGCGCTGAAAACAGCTGACTCCGGTTACTTAACAAGACGTTTGGTTGACGTTGCACAGGATGTTATCGTTCGCGAGGATGACTGTGGAACAGACCGCGGCTTGGTTGTTAAAGCATTGAAAGATGGCACTGAAGTCATCGAACGCCTTGAAGAGCGTCTTGTAGGACGTTATGCAAGGAAGAAATTGAAACATCCTGAAACAGGCGAAGTTCTAATCAATGAGAATGAAATCTTCACAGAAGATCTTGCTCAGAAGATTGAAGAGCTTGGTATTGAAGAAGTGTGGATTCGTTCTGCCTTCACTTGTAACACTCGCCATGGCGTATGTAAGAAATGTTACGGCCGCAACTTGGCAACTGGTCAAGAGGTTGAAGTTGGGGAAGCTGTTGGTATCATCGCGGCTCAATCCATCGGTGAACCAGGTACACAGTTGACAATGCGTACATTCCATACGGGCGGGGTTGCCGGAGACGATATTACACAAGGTCTTCCACGTATTCAGGAGTTGTTCGAGGCGCGTAATCCTAAAGGTCAGGCTGTTATTTCTGAAATCGAAGGAACAGTTATCTCCATTAATGAGATTCGCGACAAACAACAAGAAATCACTATTCAAGGTGCAGTGGAAAGCCGTTCTTACACAGCGCCATACTCTGCTCGCTTGAAAGTGAATGTCAATGACATGGTTGTTCCAGGTCAAGAGCTTACAGAAGGGTCTATCGATCCGAAAGAGCTTCTCAAGGTAACAAATGTACGTTCCGTACAAGAGTACCTCTTGAAGGAAGTTCAAAAAGTATACCGTATGCAAGGGGTAGAAATTGGCGACAAACACGTAGAGGTTATGGTTCGTCAAATGCTTAAGAAAATCCGTGTCATCGACGCAGGTGAAACAGATGTCCTTCCAGGTACGCTGCTTGATATCCATCAATTCACGCAAGCAAACCGCGAAGCACTTCTTAAAGGCAAAAACCCGGCAACTGGACGCCCAGTCTTGCTCGGTATTACGAAGGCTTCTCTTGAAACGGATTCCTTCTTGTCTGCTGCATCCTTCCAAGAAACAACTCGTGTTCTTACAGATGCCGCAATCAAAGGAAAACGTGACGAGCTTCTCGGTCTTAAAGAGAACGTTATTATCGGTAAGCTGATCCCTGCTGGTACAGGTATGCAGCGCTATCGTAAAGCCGTTCCTGTATTGACAGAGAAAGAAGAAACGGTTACAGCTGAATAA